The Gemmobacter aquarius genome contains the following window.
TGGCCAGCAGAACGCCGAGCACCCAGTAGGGCGTGCCTGCCTGAAGCGTGCCGAGGAAGATCGACGAGAACATCACCGCGGCCTTGGGATTGGACAGGTTGGTCCAGAGGCCGAGGCGGAAGGCGGCGAAGGGCGTTCGGGGCAGCGGCCGCGTGTCGGCGGTCTGGAACGGGGTTTTCGCGTCGCGCCAGAGGTGGAAGGCCATCCAGAGCAGATAGGCCGCGCCGCAGAGTTTGAGCGCCCAGAGGAGCGAGGGCGCGGCCTGGAACACAAGTGTCAGGCCGAAGACGGCGGCGAGCGCCCATGTGACAGCACCCGCGCCGATGCCCATGGCCAGCATGAAGCCTGTGCGGAAACCTTCGGTCAGGCCGGTGCGCGCCGACATCAGCACGGCGGGGCCGGGGCTGACGGCGGCAAAGACCACGAGGCCTGCAAAGGCGGCAAAGGCGGCGGGGGTCATGGTGGTTATTCTTTGCCGTTACGACCCGTGACCGCGTCGATGTCGGGGGCGTCGACGGCCTTCATGCCGACGACGTGGTAGCCTGCGTCGACATGCAGGTTTTCCCCCGTGGTGCCCGAGCCGAGATCGGAGAGCAGGTAAAGCGCGGCTTTGCCGACCTCTTCTTGCGTGACGTTGCGGCGCAGCGGCGAGTTCAGCTCGTTCCACTTCATGATGTAGCGGAAATCGCCGATGCCCGAGGCGGCCAGCGTTTTGATCGGGCCTGCCGAGATGGCGTTGACGCGGATGCCGTCCTTGCCGAGGTCTTCGGCGATGTATTTGACCGAGGCTTCGAGTGCTGCCTTGGCCAGACCCATCACGTTGTAATGCGGCATGACCTTTTCGGCGCCGTAATAGGTGAGGGTCAGGAGCGAGCCGCCTGCAGGCATCATGGCGGCGGCGCGTTTGCAGATGGCGGTGAAGGAATAGACCGAGATGTCCATCGTCATCAGGAAGTTGTCGCGGCCCGTGTCGACGTAGCGGCCGCGCAATTCGTTCTTGTCGGAAAAGCCGATGGCATGGACCACGAAGTCGAGCGTGCCCCAGTGTTCCTGCAAGCCGGCAAACAGCGCGTCCATCGAGGCTTCGTTGGCCACGTCGCATTCGAACAGAAGCGGCGTGCCGATCGAGGCCGCCAGCGGTTCGACGCGCTTTTTCAGCGCCTCACCCTGATAGGAGAAGGCCATTTCGGCGCCGTGGTCGGCCAGCGCCTTGGCGATGCCCCAGGCGATGGATTTGTCATTGGCAAGGCCCATGATGAGCCCGCGTTTTCCTGCCATAAGTCCGGTTGACATTGCCTGTCCCTCGCCCACCCTTGTTCGTTGCTGCCGAGGTGTAGGCGATCCCTTCGTTTGCATCAAGGCGGGGCAGGCAGGAAACTGGCGGGCGGCAGGGACGCCCGGAAGGAAGTGACATGGACAGGACTGGTATCTTCGAAGGGAGCGACCCCTTTGCCATCGCGCGGCGCTGGATGGCGCAAGCCGAACCTTTGGAGCCGAACGATCCGAATGCGATCGCACTTTCGACGGTCGATCAATTCGGGATGCCGAATGCGCGGATGGTGCTGCTGAAAGATATAGAGGCCGATGCCTTTGTGTTTTATACCAATTACAACAGCCAGAAGGCGCAAGAGATTAACGCAGCGGGCAAGGCGGCCTTTGTGCTGCACTGGAAATCGCTGCGCCGCCAAATCCGGGTGCGCGGCCTGACCGAACGCGAGGAGGGGCGGCAGGCGGACGAATACTACGCCAGCCGCAGCCTGAAGAGCCGTCTGGGCGCCTGGGCGTCCCAGCAATCGCAGCCATTGGCCTCGCGGGCGGCCCTGATGGCGGAAGTTGCAAAAATTACCGCAACCAAGGGAACCAATCCGGCGCGACCTGCGTTCTGGGGCGGGATACGTATCCGGCCGGTTGAAATCGAGTTCTGGGCCGACGGGGCGTTCCGGTTGCATGACCGCTTCAAGTGGACCCGAAACAGTGTCGATGACGATTGGACAATTCAAAGGCTCAACCCCTGATGGAGCGCATTTTGCGCCCCTTTGGGTAACAAGCATTAACGAATTGGCCTTGATATTGCGGCGCAATTCACTGCATGGTTCTTGGCGATGGGGCTAACTCTGGGGAAACGGCTCTCGATATGACAGAAGAAGAAAAGACCATGCATATCGTGCATGGTCGGGTAAAATGGTTTGATCCTGGAAAAGGTTTCGGGTTCATTGTAGCAGACGAGGGTGGCGCGGATATTCTGCTTCACGCCAACGTGCTTCGTAACTACGGACAGAATTCGGTTGCCGACGGTGCTGGTATTTCGGTGAATGTGCAGATGACGCAACGTGGCGTTCAGGCGGTGGAAGTGCTTTCGATCGAGCCTCCGCAAGGGGTCGCGTTTCCGCTCGGGGATGAGGCCGCACCTGCGTCGCTGGAAGAAATCGCCTCTTTGCCGATGGAGCCTGCCCGGGTGAAGTGGTTCGACAAGGCCAAGGGGTTCGGCTTTGCCAATGTCTTCGGCCGACCGGAAGACGTTTTCATCCATATCGAAGTATTGCGGATTTCCGGCTTCGCCGATCTGCAGGCGGGCGAGGCGATCTGCCTTCGCATCGTCGAGGGCAAGCGCGGACGCATGGCTATGCAGGTGTTGTCATGGGAAGCCGCTACCCGAAACGGGGGCTGATAGCCGGCGCGGTTCTGGCCCTGTACGGGGGGGGCGCTGCGGCGTCCGGCCTTTGTTCGCCCGATCATGTCGATGTGCGCGGATCGGGCGGGGTTGCCCGGTTCAGCGTCGAGGTTGCAGACAGCGGCGCAGAGCGGGCGCAGGGGCTGATGTTTCGCAAAGAGATGGCCTCTATGGCGGGGATGCTGTTTGTCTATGACAGTCCCGGTCCGGTTGCCTTCTGGATGAAGAACACGTTGATCCCGCTGGATATGGTGTTTGCCGATTCCTCGGGGACGGTGACGCGCATCCATGAAAACGCAAAGCCCGGCAATCTGGTGCCGATTGACGGCGGCAAGGATGTGCAATTCGTGCTCGAAGTCAACGCAGGCATGACGCGCAAGCTGGGACTGACCGAAGGGGCGGTGCTGCGGCATACCGCGATCGGGCAGGGATCGGCGGCATGGCCGTGCAAGTGATCTTGCGCGCGTCGATTTGGGTTGAAGTGCCGCGCCTGCCGGATTATGTCGGGCAACAGTCGGGGTGTAGCGCAGTCTGGTAGCGCATCTGCTTTGGGTGCAGAGGGTCGTGAGTTCGAATCCCACCGCCCCGACCATTTTTTTCATGAACGATGCAAAGACGGGGGCTTTCCGCCCCCACGGCGCGTTTAGCGGCTCCCCCGAGGATATTTGAGCGAATGTGAATGAAGCGGGGCTTTCCCCTTCATCCTTGCCGCAAATACTCTCGGGGGGTAGGCCTGAAAGGCCGAAGGGGGGCGGAAAGCCCCCCTTGGAATTTTCGCAGAAAATTCCTGCGCTGGTCAGATATCGAACGTGTTTTCGTGTTCCCAGCGCGAGAAGTGGGCGACGAAGCTGTCCCATTCCTTGTGCTTGAGCTTGATGTAGGCCGACGAGAATTCCTCGCCCATCATGGCTTTCAGCGTCTTGTCCTTGTCGTATTCGCGCAGGGCGTCGAGCAGGTTCAGCGGCAGTTTCGGCGCGCCTTTGACGGTGTGGCCTTGGCTATACATGTCGATGTCGTAGCGGCGGCCCGGATCGGCGTTGGTGCGGACACCATCGAGGCCCGCGGCGATGATGACGGCTTGCAACAGGTAGGGGTTGGCCGCGCCATCGGGCAGGCGCAGTTCGAACCGGCCGGGGCCGGGGACCCGCACCATATGGGTGCGGTTGTTGCCGGTCCATGTCACGGTATTGGGGGCCCAAGTCGCGCCCGATGATGTGCGCGGCGCGTTTATGCGCTTGTAGCTGTTCACGGTCGGGTTGCAGATCGCCGCCAGCGCCGAGGCGTGTTTCATGATGCCGCCAAGGAAGCTGCGGCCACGGTCCGACAGCGACAGTTCCTTGGACGGATCGGAGAAGGCGTTGGTCTTGCCGTCCATCGACCAGACCGAGATATGGGCGTGGCAGCCCGACCCCGTGAGGCCCTTGAAGGGTTTGGGCATGAAGGTCGCGCGGAAGCCATGCTTTTCCGAGATCGACTTGACCATGAATTTGAAGAAGCTGTGCTTGTCTGCGGTTTGCAGGGCGTCGTCGTATTTCCAGTTCATCTCGAACTGGCCGATCGCGTCTTCGTGGTCGTTCTGGTACGCCTCCCAGCCGAGTTCGAGCATGTAGTCGCAGATTTCCGAGATCACATCGTAGCGGCGCATGATCGCCTGCTGGTCATAGCAGGGCTTTTCTGCGGTGTCGTAGATGTCCGAGCAGGCATCGCCATCGGCGTTGAGGATGAAGAATTCGGGTTCCACCCCCGTCTTGACGCGCAGGCCTTCCTTGGCGGCTTCGTCCACCAGTTTTTCCAGCACGTTGCGTGGGGCCTGGGCGAGGCGCTTGCCCTCCATCACGCAGCGGGCTGCGACCCATGCGACTTCTTTCTTCCATGGCAGCTGGATGACCGAGGTGGGATCGGGAACCGCCATCATGTCGGGGTGGGCGGGGGTCAGGTCAAGCCATGTGGCGAAACCTGCGAAACCGGCGCCATCCTCGGACATGTCGTTGATCGCCTGCGTGGGCACCAGTTTCGCCCGCTGGCCACCGAAGAGGTCGGTGTAGGAGATCATGAAGTATTTGACGCCCCGTTCGGCGGCCCAAGCGGCAAGATCGATTGCCATAGTGAAAACTCCCTGTCCTGTCTTTGTGTCCGACTTTCGTGTCGGTGTATGTAACGTGTCGGGTCAGAAGCCGTTGCGGCCCGGTATCCAGCTGGTGCCTGCGAGCGGGACGCCCGCCATTGCCGCGCCTTCGATGGTCAGGGCGCAGAGGTCTTCGGGCTCGAGGTTGTGCAGGTGGTTCTTGCCGCAGGCGCGCGCGATGGTTTGCGCTTCGAGGGTCATTACCTTGAGGTAGTTCTTCAGGCGGCGGCCGCCGAGGATGGGGTCGAAGCGGCTGTAAAGTTCGGGGTCCTGCGTCGTGATGCCCGCGGGATCTTTGCCTTCGTGCCAGTCGTCATAGGCGCCTGCGGTGGTGCCGAGTTTGTTGTATTCAGCCTCCAAGGCCGGGTCGTTGTCGCCAAGGGCGATCAGGGCTGCGGTGCCGATGGCGACGGCGTCTGCGCCGAGTGCCATGGCCTTTGCCACGTCAGCGCCCGAGCGGATGCCGCCCGAGACGATGAGTTGCACCTTGCGGTGCATGCCGAGGTCTTGCAGGGCTTTGACCGCAAGCGGGATGCAGGCGAGGATGGGCATGCCGACGTTTTCGATGAAGACATCCTGCGTGGCCGCCGTGCCGCCCTGCATGCCGTCGAGCACTACCACGTCAGCGCCGGCTTTGACGGCAAGGGCGGTGTCGTAATAGGGGCGTGCGCCGCCGATTTTCACGTAGATCGGCTTTTCCCAATCGGTGATCTCGCGGATTTCGAGGATCTTGATTTCCAGATCGTCCGGGCCGGTCCAGTCGGGGTGGCGGCAGGCGGAGCGTTGGTCGATGCCTTTGGGAAGGTTCCGCATCATGGCGACGCGGTCACTGATCTTCTGGCCCAGAAGCATGCCGCCGCCGCCGGGTTTTGCGCCTTGGCCCACGACCACTTCGATGGCATCGGCGCGGCGCAAATCGTCTGGGTTCATGCCGTAGCGGCTGGGCAGGTATTGGTAGACGAGGGTTTTGGAATGGCCGCGTTCTTCTTCGGTCATGCCGCCATCGCCGGTGGTGGTCGATGTGCCAGCCGCCGATGCTCCACGGCCCAAAGCCTCTTTCGCGGGGCCGGAGAGGGCACCGAAGGACATGCCTGCGATGGTGACGGGGATGTCGAGGTGGATGGGTTTTTTGGCGTAGCGCGTGCCGAGCCAGACGTCTGTGGCGCATTTCTCGCGGTAGCCTTCGAGCGGGTAGCGGCTGATCGAGGCACCGAGGAACAGGAGGTCATCGAAATGCGGCAGCTTCCGCTTCGATCCGCCACCGCGGATGTCATAGATGCCTGTGGCTGCGGCGCGGCGGATTTCGGCGTTGACGTCGTTGTTGTAGGTCCACGACATCTTGGGCGGGGTATGGGGGAAATCGGTCATTTGGAAATGTGCCCTTAGTACGATGACGCGTTGTCGATATTGAATGTGTAGAGTTTGCGGGCCGAGCCGTAGCGCTTGAACTCTTCGGGTTTGGCCAGATGGTCGGCCTCGCCGCGCTTCAGAAGGTCGGCGAGGATCGCGATGTGTTCGGGGCGCATCTCTTTTTCGATGCAGTCGGCGCCGAGCGATTTGACCGAGCCGCGCACGAAAAGGCGGGCCTCGTAGAGCGAGTCGCCCAAGGCTTCGCCTGCGTCGCCAAGGACGACCATGTTGCCCGATTGTGCCATGAAGGCCGACATGTGGCCGATGTTGCCGTGCACGACGATGTCGATGCCCTTCATCGAGATGCCGCAGCGTGACGATGCGTTGCCTTTGATCACCAGAAGGCCGCCGCGACCGGTGGCACCGGCGTATTGGCTGGCGTCACCGTCGATGATGACGGTGCCCGACATCATGTTTTCGGCCACACCCGGACCGGCCGAGCCTTTGACGCGGACGGTGGCCTGTTTGTTCATGCCCGCGCAGTAATAGCCGGTCGAGCCGCGCACGGTGACGTCGATGGGGGCATCGAGGCCGACGGCTATGGCGTGCGAGCCTTTGGGGTTGACGATTTCCCACGCGGTTTCGTTGGTCTGGCCGCGCAGGGCGTGAAGGGCCGAGTTCAGTTGGCGCAGGCCATGCGCTTCAAGGTCGAATGTCTGCATAATCAGCGTTCCCAGAAATAGACGGTTGCCGGTTCCGGCTCCCACACGCGGGCGGATAAGATGCCCGGCAGGTTGACCATGGCGCGGTATTCCGAGCCGAAGGCGACATATTGGTCGGTTTCGGCCATGACGGCGGGTTTGCAGGCGATGGGGTCGCGGACCACGCCGAAGCCGTTTTTTGTACCGACGACGAAGGTAAAGAAACCGTCAAGGTCGGTGAGGGTGGCTTCCATCGCCTCGCCAAGCTTGGCGCCTTCTTGCAGTTTGTGGCTGATGAAGGCGGCGGCGACTTCGGTGTCGTTTTCGGTCTCGAACGTCATGCCGGCCTGTTTCAGCACGCGGCGGACCGAGTTGTGGTTGGAAAGCGAGCCGTTGTGCACGAGGCACTGGTCGGAGCCGGTCGAGAACGGGTGCGCGCCCATCGTGGTGACGGCGGATTCGGTGGCCATGCGGGTGTGGCCAATGCCGTGGGTGCCGGACATGTGCGCGATATCGAAGCGGGCGGCGACGTCTTTGGGAAGGCCGACTTCCTTATAGATTTCAATGCCTTCTCCGGCGCTCATCACCTTGGCGTTCGGGCGCAGCGACCGCAGGGCGTGGCGGGCGGCGTCGAGCCGGTCATCGGGGAGTTCGAGGACCATGTGGGTGTCTTTGGCCGTGCCGGTGACTTTGGCGGCGATGGCTTTGCCGAGGTCGGCGGCCAGCGTTTCGAAATCGGCATCGGGGGTGGCCGATTGCACGGTGAGCTTGGCGCGGCCCTTTTCGGGGCGGCCATAGATCGCGATGCCCGCACTGTCGGGGCCGCGGTCGGTCATGGTGATCAGCATGTCAGTGAGCATCGCGCCGAGGTTCGGTTCGAGCTTTGGGTCTTTCAGGAACAGACCGACGATTCCGCACATGGCGCAGGCTCCTTTGTTCGTCTCTGGGCGTCACGCTAGCAAACCTGATTTCGCGTTTCAACTGGGAAGAAACTTTTTTAACCACGGGTAAGCCGAAGCGGGCCTTAGGGCGAAGTTTTCATTTCGCAAGATTTTTAGGCAAAAGTTTTGACAGAAGGAAAGGGGTGTGTTTCCCTGAGGAAAATAAAGTTCACGCAGAGGGAAGGGCCGCCCAAAGGCACACCCCGAGGAACACCCCCGCGCTTCGGCCCGACGCGGAGGGCAAAAGAAAGGGCCATAGGGAGGAAACTGTGAACGATCTGAATGCAAGGATAACGTCCATGCACCGGCGCGACGTCACTGTCGCCTGGGCTTTCATCGTCGGGCTATGGCTTGCGATGTTCTTCGTCGCCTATGCCACCTGGGGAATCGCCCCGAACGGCGGGGCGCGTGTGCTTTTGCTGATCGCGGGGGGCACGGTGCTGGTCTTCAACACCGCCGCCATCATGGCGATGCTGGCGCATTACCGCGAGGACCGCGATTTCATCTATGGGCTGGACATCAAGTTTCTTGATGAAGCCCGCGCCGCGAAGGGGAGATAGCGATGGCCCGTTACATTCCCCCGCCGCAGGGCAAGCTGGGGCAGGTGATCGACGTGATCGTGCTGCTTATCCTGTCGATCGGCGCGCTTTACATCCCGCTCTGGCTGGGTCTGGCCGGATCGAGCAAGGTTCCGGTGACTGCGGATCAGCCGACATGGGAGAGCCTTGGGCAGAACCCGACGATGGTCGAACGCTGGCAACAGCTTGGCTTTGCCGATCCGGCGGCGGCGCATGACATGATCACGGCGCGGTTCGACTATTCCTTTACCTGGGGCGCCATGGCGCTGATGGTCGTGGTGATCGTGGGGT
Protein-coding sequences here:
- a CDS encoding LysE family translocator → MTPAAFAAFAGLVVFAAVSPGPAVLMSARTGLTEGFRTGFMLAMGIGAGAVTWALAAVFGLTLVFQAAPSLLWALKLCGAAYLLWMAFHLWRDAKTPFQTADTRPLPRTPFAAFRLGLWTNLSNPKAAVMFSSIFLGTLQAGTPYWVLGVLLAIIFLSETIWNTLVARVFSLDRTRARYISLKTVIDRSFGGLLALLGIKIALT
- the fabI gene encoding enoyl-ACP reductase FabI — protein: MSTGLMAGKRGLIMGLANDKSIAWGIAKALADHGAEMAFSYQGEALKKRVEPLAASIGTPLLFECDVANEASMDALFAGLQEHWGTLDFVVHAIGFSDKNELRGRYVDTGRDNFLMTMDISVYSFTAICKRAAAMMPAGGSLLTLTYYGAEKVMPHYNVMGLAKAALEASVKYIAEDLGKDGIRVNAISAGPIKTLAASGIGDFRYIMKWNELNSPLRRNVTQEEVGKAALYLLSDLGSGTTGENLHVDAGYHVVGMKAVDAPDIDAVTGRNGKE
- the pdxH gene encoding pyridoxamine 5'-phosphate oxidase → MDRTGIFEGSDPFAIARRWMAQAEPLEPNDPNAIALSTVDQFGMPNARMVLLKDIEADAFVFYTNYNSQKAQEINAAGKAAFVLHWKSLRRQIRVRGLTEREEGRQADEYYASRSLKSRLGAWASQQSQPLASRAALMAEVAKITATKGTNPARPAFWGGIRIRPVEIEFWADGAFRLHDRFKWTRNSVDDDWTIQRLNP
- a CDS encoding cold-shock protein, with the protein product MTEEEKTMHIVHGRVKWFDPGKGFGFIVADEGGADILLHANVLRNYGQNSVADGAGISVNVQMTQRGVQAVEVLSIEPPQGVAFPLGDEAAPASLEEIASLPMEPARVKWFDKAKGFGFANVFGRPEDVFIHIEVLRISGFADLQAGEAICLRIVEGKRGRMAMQVLSWEAATRNGG
- a CDS encoding DUF192 domain-containing protein — protein: MGSRYPKRGLIAGAVLALYGGGAAASGLCSPDHVDVRGSGGVARFSVEVADSGAERAQGLMFRKEMASMAGMLFVYDSPGPVAFWMKNTLIPLDMVFADSSGTVTRIHENAKPGNLVPIDGGKDVQFVLEVNAGMTRKLGLTEGAVLRHTAIGQGSAAWPCK
- the glnT gene encoding type III glutamate--ammonia ligase; the encoded protein is MAIDLAAWAAERGVKYFMISYTDLFGGQRAKLVPTQAINDMSEDGAGFAGFATWLDLTPAHPDMMAVPDPTSVIQLPWKKEVAWVAARCVMEGKRLAQAPRNVLEKLVDEAAKEGLRVKTGVEPEFFILNADGDACSDIYDTAEKPCYDQQAIMRRYDVISEICDYMLELGWEAYQNDHEDAIGQFEMNWKYDDALQTADKHSFFKFMVKSISEKHGFRATFMPKPFKGLTGSGCHAHISVWSMDGKTNAFSDPSKELSLSDRGRSFLGGIMKHASALAAICNPTVNSYKRINAPRTSSGATWAPNTVTWTGNNRTHMVRVPGPGRFELRLPDGAANPYLLQAVIIAAGLDGVRTNADPGRRYDIDMYSQGHTVKGAPKLPLNLLDALREYDKDKTLKAMMGEEFSSAYIKLKHKEWDSFVAHFSRWEHENTFDI
- a CDS encoding FMN-binding glutamate synthase family protein, yielding MTDFPHTPPKMSWTYNNDVNAEIRRAAATGIYDIRGGGSKRKLPHFDDLLFLGASISRYPLEGYREKCATDVWLGTRYAKKPIHLDIPVTIAGMSFGALSGPAKEALGRGASAAGTSTTTGDGGMTEEERGHSKTLVYQYLPSRYGMNPDDLRRADAIEVVVGQGAKPGGGGMLLGQKISDRVAMMRNLPKGIDQRSACRHPDWTGPDDLEIKILEIREITDWEKPIYVKIGGARPYYDTALAVKAGADVVVLDGMQGGTAATQDVFIENVGMPILACIPLAVKALQDLGMHRKVQLIVSGGIRSGADVAKAMALGADAVAIGTAALIALGDNDPALEAEYNKLGTTAGAYDDWHEGKDPAGITTQDPELYSRFDPILGGRRLKNYLKVMTLEAQTIARACGKNHLHNLEPEDLCALTIEGAAMAGVPLAGTSWIPGRNGF
- a CDS encoding GltB/FmdC/FwdC-like GXGXG domain-containing protein, whose amino-acid sequence is MQTFDLEAHGLRQLNSALHALRGQTNETAWEIVNPKGSHAIAVGLDAPIDVTVRGSTGYYCAGMNKQATVRVKGSAGPGVAENMMSGTVIIDGDASQYAGATGRGGLLVIKGNASSRCGISMKGIDIVVHGNIGHMSAFMAQSGNMVVLGDAGEALGDSLYEARLFVRGSVKSLGADCIEKEMRPEHIAILADLLKRGEADHLAKPEEFKRYGSARKLYTFNIDNASSY
- a CDS encoding class II glutamine amidotransferase; protein product: MCGIVGLFLKDPKLEPNLGAMLTDMLITMTDRGPDSAGIAIYGRPEKGRAKLTVQSATPDADFETLAADLGKAIAAKVTGTAKDTHMVLELPDDRLDAARHALRSLRPNAKVMSAGEGIEIYKEVGLPKDVAARFDIAHMSGTHGIGHTRMATESAVTTMGAHPFSTGSDQCLVHNGSLSNHNSVRRVLKQAGMTFETENDTEVAAAFISHKLQEGAKLGEAMEATLTDLDGFFTFVVGTKNGFGVVRDPIACKPAVMAETDQYVAFGSEYRAMVNLPGILSARVWEPEPATVYFWER